One Bradyrhizobium zhanjiangense DNA segment encodes these proteins:
- a CDS encoding tyrosine-type recombinase/integrase has protein sequence MEVEEYLGRSRLYRRLRSGPHGRLVECYAVRLVEERLVRHGAWRCLNVVGGLLSWIAGRRYKLIDLDEQVVERYLRHRGGRQSIQPGDRAALKRWLSVLREEGAIAPLVLPPLTPHERIFKEFDAYLRSERGLAPRSIVRHLPVIRRFLHEVCSGGAAALCKIKQEDVIRYIERHAQDWSPGTGKAMCWSLRAFLRYLHHRGLNARPLADCVPSMRRWKLATLPTYLPAAQVRKALDGCDRKTVMGRRDYAILLLLAKLGLRADEVATLTLDDIDWRASEILVRAKGRQRARMPIPPDVGAAIVAYLRSGRPKSSCRRLFVRTLAPHIGFASGCAITMIAKAALDRVGIDGCAHRGAHIFRHSLATELLRSGATLSEIGQLLRHENHDTTRIYAKVDIDALRTLSLPWPGGVQ, from the coding sequence ATGGAAGTTGAAGAGTACTTGGGCAGAAGCCGGCTGTACCGGCGTCTCAGAAGCGGGCCGCACGGACGGCTCGTCGAGTGCTACGCCGTTCGTCTCGTCGAAGAGAGGCTCGTTCGGCACGGCGCGTGGCGTTGCCTCAACGTAGTTGGCGGGCTCCTGAGTTGGATCGCGGGCCGTCGCTATAAGCTGATTGATCTCGATGAGCAGGTCGTTGAGCGGTACCTCCGACATCGAGGCGGGAGGCAGTCTATCCAACCCGGTGACCGGGCAGCGCTCAAGCGATGGTTGTCGGTGCTGCGCGAGGAAGGCGCGATCGCGCCGTTGGTGCTACCGCCTCTCACCCCGCACGAGCGGATCTTCAAGGAGTTCGATGCCTACCTGCGATCAGAGCGCGGCTTGGCCCCGAGGTCCATCGTCCGCCATCTCCCGGTCATCCGCAGGTTTTTGCACGAGGTGTGCTCCGGCGGCGCCGCCGCCCTGTGCAAGATCAAACAAGAGGACGTGATCCGCTACATTGAGCGCCACGCCCAGGATTGGAGCCCGGGAACAGGCAAGGCGATGTGCTGGTCGTTGCGCGCCTTTCTCCGTTACCTCCACCATCGGGGGCTGAACGCGCGCCCGTTGGCGGATTGCGTTCCATCGATGCGGCGATGGAAGCTCGCAACTCTGCCGACCTATCTGCCTGCCGCACAGGTGCGGAAGGCTCTCGACGGTTGCGACCGAAAGACGGTGATGGGACGGCGCGACTACGCCATTCTGTTGTTGCTGGCCAAGCTCGGCCTGCGGGCCGACGAGGTCGCGACGCTCACGCTCGATGATATCGACTGGCGCGCCAGCGAGATACTCGTTCGCGCCAAGGGCCGACAGCGTGCACGGATGCCGATACCGCCAGACGTTGGCGCGGCCATCGTTGCATATCTGCGCAGTGGCCGCCCAAAGTCGTCGTGCCGACGGTTGTTCGTCCGCACACTCGCGCCGCACATCGGGTTTGCTTCCGGATGTGCGATCACCATGATCGCCAAGGCCGCCCTCGATCGCGTTGGAATCGACGGTTGCGCACACCGCGGCGCCCATATCTTCCGACACAGTCTCGCTACCGAGCTTCTCCGATCTGGCGCGACCTTGTCGGAGATCGGACAGTTGCTGCGGCACGAGAACCACGACACTACCCGGATTTACGCGAAGGTCGACATCGATGCGTTGAGAACATTGAGCCTGCCCTGGCCGGGAGGCGTGCAATGA
- a CDS encoding TOBE domain-containing protein, producing MAEFIGESNLICGRVTGGGRITMTGNRSIAVPAGAWDEGSELTLMVRPEKIRLAGAHDTVADGVNDLSGEVASVSFVGGMTRVTVKVENSLTITAKMMSERAESRVQPGAPVRLCWSPTDMVVLKE from the coding sequence GTGGCAGAGTTCATCGGCGAATCGAATCTGATCTGCGGGCGCGTGACAGGCGGCGGACGGATTACGATGACTGGTAACAGGTCCATTGCCGTTCCAGCCGGCGCGTGGGATGAGGGTTCGGAGCTCACATTGATGGTACGGCCCGAAAAAATACGCCTCGCGGGGGCCCATGACACCGTTGCTGACGGCGTCAATGACCTGAGCGGCGAGGTCGCCAGCGTCTCGTTCGTCGGCGGCATGACCCGCGTGACGGTCAAGGTCGAGAATAGTCTGACCATCACTGCCAAGATGATGTCCGAACGCGCGGAATCCAGGGTCCAGCCCGGCGCACCAGTTCGGCTATGCTGGTCACCCACCGATATGGTCGTTCTCAAGGAGTAA
- a CDS encoding ABC transporter permease subunit, producing the protein MSQTIHDPLSRRYRAMGTGLAVAIYLFLLVPIVVTFPMAFGPTNALTFPPKEYSFDLFNIFFHSPTWLASLFESLKVAVTAMTLAMLAGVPAGYWIARNDFVGKALVTGVIMSPLIVPTIVTALGLFLYFSYLGISTTTLSIVLGHLMVTLPYVVVMVVAGVNKLDRNLEFGAELMGPGRSACS; encoded by the coding sequence ATGTCCCAAACGATTCACGATCCGCTTTCGCGCCGTTATCGGGCTATGGGCACCGGCTTGGCCGTAGCGATTTATCTGTTTCTGCTCGTGCCCATCGTGGTGACGTTCCCCATGGCATTCGGCCCGACAAACGCGCTGACCTTCCCGCCGAAGGAGTACTCCTTCGATCTGTTCAATATCTTCTTCCACTCTCCAACCTGGCTGGCATCGCTGTTTGAGAGCCTCAAGGTTGCGGTAACGGCCATGACGCTGGCAATGCTGGCCGGCGTTCCGGCGGGATACTGGATCGCGCGCAATGACTTCGTTGGCAAGGCGCTCGTTACCGGCGTAATCATGAGCCCACTCATCGTCCCCACCATCGTAACGGCGCTCGGTCTTTTCCTCTATTTTTCCTATTTGGGGATCAGCACGACGACGCTTTCCATCGTATTGGGCCATCTTATGGTCACGCTGCCATACGTCGTCGTCATGGTTGTGGCGGGGGTCAACAAGCTGGACCGCAATCTCGAATTCGGCGCCGAACTGATGGGGCCGGGCCGATCCGCATGTTCCTGA
- a CDS encoding tyrosine-type recombinase/integrase, with protein sequence MTNLRAALDKYLSMRKGFGYKYEHQTRRLADFVAFMEKRKARIITTKLAMEWATLPPDRHASWALRLSDVRGFARHVANFDPRTEVPPVGMLPGWKRAKPYVYSDAEIDALLTAALALPPAGGLRRWTYHTLFGLIAVTGMRISEAMGLERDDVDLDAGVLTVRLTKFGKSRLVPLHPTTRTALRDYAHRRDAMLGSRCGSTFFVAEQGGRLLHQYVHRVFWRLSREIGLRRPGDHTGPRVHDFRHRFAVRTLLDWYREGKDVEQQLPVLSTYLRHACVRDTYWYLSACPELMEEAARRLDRRWEVTS encoded by the coding sequence ATGACCAATCTGCGCGCCGCACTCGATAAGTACCTGAGCATGCGCAAGGGGTTTGGATACAAGTACGAGCACCAGACCCGTCGGCTCGCCGACTTCGTCGCCTTCATGGAGAAGCGCAAAGCCAGGATCATCACGACGAAGCTGGCAATGGAATGGGCAACGCTGCCGCCCGATCGTCATGCATCCTGGGCGCTGCGATTGAGCGACGTGCGCGGGTTCGCGCGCCATGTCGCCAACTTCGATCCGAGAACGGAGGTACCGCCCGTCGGCATGCTGCCCGGATGGAAGCGCGCCAAGCCCTATGTCTACAGCGACGCGGAGATCGATGCGTTGCTGACGGCAGCGCTGGCTCTGCCGCCAGCGGGCGGGCTGCGCCGATGGACCTACCATACCCTGTTCGGGCTGATCGCGGTGACGGGCATGCGTATATCCGAGGCGATGGGCCTGGAGCGTGATGACGTCGACCTCGACGCCGGCGTGCTGACGGTCCGGCTGACCAAGTTCGGCAAGTCGCGGCTCGTGCCATTGCATCCGACGACGAGAACCGCGTTGCGCGACTACGCCCACCGGCGCGACGCGATGCTCGGATCACGCTGCGGCTCGACCTTCTTCGTTGCCGAACAGGGAGGCCGCTTGCTGCACCAGTACGTTCATCGCGTCTTCTGGCGATTGTCCAGAGAGATTGGGCTGCGGCGCCCAGGTGATCATACCGGGCCACGCGTGCACGACTTCCGTCATCGCTTCGCCGTCCGGACGCTGCTCGACTGGTATCGCGAAGGCAAGGACGTCGAGCAACAACTCCCAGTGCTCTCCACTTACCTCCGCCACGCCTGCGTGCGCGATACTTACTGGTATCTCTCGGCCTGCCCCGAGTTGATGGAAGAAGCGGCGCGGCGTCTCGATCGGCGGTGGGAGGTGACGTCATGA
- a CDS encoding ABC transporter ATP-binding protein: protein MQTIEEVQRQEQTFSRRSSSVGEGMTGMKTSSFLGGQVAHAIALNGISKTYGSVTALHPTDLSVDKGEFLTLLGPSGSGKTSLLNLIAGATAPTTGAILLDGRNITQMPPRERGIGMVFQNYALMPHMTVFDNVAYPLRVRREPTSTIRAKVTEALERVGLRGFEDRKPRQLSGGQQQRVGIARCVVYSPAIIMMDEPLGALDKNLREQMQGEIKRLHNELGTTIIYVTHDQEEALNMSDRICLMSAGRIAQLGRRTNCTSSRATASWQSSSANRI from the coding sequence GTGCAAACCATTGAAGAAGTTCAGCGACAAGAGCAGACATTCTCGCGCCGCTCGAGCAGTGTTGGCGAAGGAATGACCGGGATGAAAACAAGTAGCTTTCTCGGTGGCCAGGTTGCGCACGCAATCGCATTGAACGGCATATCGAAGACATACGGTTCGGTGACCGCGCTGCATCCGACCGATCTCAGCGTGGACAAGGGCGAGTTCCTGACCTTGCTAGGCCCGTCGGGCTCCGGCAAAACCAGTTTGCTCAACCTGATCGCCGGCGCGACCGCACCGACCACCGGCGCTATCTTGCTGGACGGACGCAACATCACCCAGATGCCACCGCGTGAGCGCGGGATCGGCATGGTGTTTCAGAATTACGCGCTGATGCCGCACATGACGGTATTCGATAACGTGGCGTATCCGCTGCGTGTGCGGCGCGAGCCGACCAGCACAATCCGCGCCAAAGTGACAGAGGCGCTCGAACGTGTCGGCCTGCGGGGGTTTGAGGATCGCAAGCCGCGCCAATTGTCGGGCGGTCAGCAGCAGCGTGTCGGTATCGCGCGCTGCGTAGTCTATTCGCCTGCCATTATCATGATGGATGAGCCGCTGGGAGCGCTTGACAAGAATCTGCGCGAGCAGATGCAGGGTGAGATCAAGCGTCTCCACAATGAGTTGGGTACGACCATCATCTACGTCACCCACGATCAGGAAGAAGCGCTCAACATGTCCGATCGTATCTGTCTGATGAGCGCGGGCCGGATCGCGCAGCTGGGACGCCGGACGAATTGTACTTCGAGCCGCGCAACCGCTTCGTGGCAGAGTTCATCGGCGAATCGAATCTGA
- a CDS encoding ABC transporter permease has product MTRISSLRAQAIFMSPATMIGVAIVLPPLLYVLFTSVNGSALSLDAFGAVLTSALFRQTLARTLYVAGLSSILSLLLGFIVALHLARQPPRRRAFLMVLVLLPFWTSILVKAFAFTIILGRNGIINNVLSWILQTKIELPLVLNLFGLLVGMTNFLVPLIVLPVLASLLAIDGAIYRAAAIMGAKPARIFWTVTLPMSLPGLFAGLLSTFVMCLGPS; this is encoded by the coding sequence ATGACCCGCATCAGCAGTCTGCGTGCGCAGGCAATATTCATGTCGCCGGCCACCATGATTGGGGTCGCGATTGTGTTGCCCCCACTCTTGTATGTCCTCTTCACCAGCGTCAATGGATCCGCTCTGTCGCTGGATGCGTTCGGCGCAGTTCTGACCAGCGCGTTGTTCAGGCAAACGCTGGCTAGGACGCTTTATGTCGCTGGCTTGTCGTCAATTTTGAGCTTGCTCCTGGGCTTCATCGTCGCGCTACATCTTGCCCGCCAGCCACCGCGGCGCAGGGCTTTTTTAATGGTGCTCGTACTGCTCCCGTTCTGGACCAGCATCCTGGTCAAAGCCTTCGCGTTCACGATTATTCTTGGGCGTAACGGGATCATCAACAATGTTCTGAGTTGGATCCTGCAGACGAAAATCGAACTGCCGCTCGTGCTCAATCTTTTCGGCCTTCTCGTCGGCATGACCAATTTTCTGGTTCCGCTTATCGTTCTACCGGTCTTGGCCAGTCTGCTTGCCATCGACGGCGCGATCTATCGCGCAGCTGCCATCATGGGTGCTAAGCCCGCCCGCATCTTCTGGACGGTTACTCTTCCCATGAGCTTGCCCGGCCTGTTCGCTGGCCTATTGAGCACTTTCGTGATGTGCTTGGGGCCTTCGTAA